One window of Candidatus Eisenbacteria bacterium genomic DNA carries:
- a CDS encoding YicC family protein, producing MTVSSMTGFGRSETKASSLTFAVEIRSVNHRYFEASFRLPAVLLGSEQKIREVLQSALARGRISLAVDVDGGGEEIEVHVDEARVRAYLALARRLREKHGVGGPLDVSTLLHLPDVLAVKGRTLREQEVWPPVEKAIRRALADLVRMRRREGAILAADLRKRLRAIGASLGRVEKRASVRSGAAMKELRGRLEKLLEGLPVNEERLAHEAAALADRLDCTEEVVRARAHVDQFLRFLREGGPVGRQLNFLLQELHREINTIGSKASDAEISREIVLLKEEVERLREQVQNLE from the coding sequence ATGACCGTCTCCAGCATGACCGGCTTCGGCCGCTCGGAAACAAAAGCCTCCAGTCTCACATTCGCGGTCGAGATCCGTTCCGTCAACCACAGGTATTTCGAAGCTTCATTCCGGCTCCCGGCGGTTCTTCTCGGATCGGAGCAGAAGATCCGAGAGGTTCTCCAGAGCGCGCTCGCCCGCGGCCGCATCTCGCTCGCCGTGGACGTCGACGGCGGCGGCGAGGAGATCGAGGTCCACGTGGACGAGGCGCGCGTTCGCGCGTATCTTGCTCTGGCGCGCCGGCTGCGGGAGAAGCACGGCGTCGGCGGACCGCTCGACGTCTCGACCCTCCTTCATCTTCCCGACGTGCTGGCGGTCAAGGGACGAACGCTCCGCGAGCAGGAAGTCTGGCCGCCGGTCGAAAAAGCGATCCGGCGCGCGCTCGCCGATCTCGTGCGGATGAGGCGGCGGGAGGGCGCGATCCTCGCCGCGGATCTCCGCAAGAGGCTTCGCGCGATCGGCGCCTCGCTCGGGCGTGTCGAGAAGCGCGCTTCCGTTCGATCGGGCGCAGCGATGAAAGAGCTTCGGGGGCGCCTCGAGAAGCTCCTCGAAGGTCTTCCGGTGAACGAGGAACGGCTCGCCCACGAGGCGGCGGCCCTCGCCGACCGGCTCGACTGCACCGAAGAGGTCGTCCGCGCGCGCGCGCACGTCGATCAGTTTCTCCGGTTCCTCCGCGAGGGAGGACCGGTCGGACGGCAGCTCAACTTCCTGCTTCAGGAGCTTCATCGCGAAATCAACACGATCGGATCGAAGGCGTCGGACGCCGAGATCTCCCGCGAGATCGTCTTGCTCAAGGAGGAGGTCGAGCGCCTTCGCGAGCAGGTGCAGAACCTGGAGTAA
- the gmk gene encoding guanylate kinase has product MVETKSSFPIVIAGPSGAGKTTLARAAAARDPRLRFSISDTSRPIREGEADGRDYRFVGEEEFEERIRAGRYAEWAKVHGDYYGTPRSEIEEGIARGEDVVLDIDVQGCEQVRAKYSAALAIFIVPPSLAVLEKRLRERRTEPEERIRTRLENARAEIEKKFEYDYIVVNDRLDGAIETVLSIIRAERCRAARLRETAGAR; this is encoded by the coding sequence ATGGTTGAAACCAAAAGCTCTTTTCCGATCGTGATCGCGGGGCCGTCCGGAGCGGGAAAGACGACGCTCGCGCGCGCGGCGGCGGCGCGCGATCCGAGGCTTCGCTTCTCGATCTCGGACACGTCGCGCCCGATTCGGGAAGGCGAAGCCGACGGCCGCGACTACCGTTTCGTCGGGGAGGAGGAGTTCGAGGAGCGAATCCGCGCCGGGCGCTACGCCGAGTGGGCGAAGGTGCACGGCGATTACTACGGCACGCCCCGCTCGGAGATCGAGGAGGGGATCGCGCGGGGCGAGGATGTCGTCCTCGATATCGACGTTCAGGGATGCGAACAGGTCCGGGCGAAGTACTCCGCGGCGCTCGCGATCTTTATCGTGCCTCCTTCGCTCGCCGTTCTCGAGAAGCGGCTCCGCGAGCGGCGGACGGAGCCGGAGGAGAGGATCCGAACGCGGCTCGAGAACGCCCGAGCGGAGATCGAGAAGAAGTTCGAGTACGACTACATCGTCGTGAACGACCGGCTCGACGGGGCGATCGAGACCGTGCTCTCGATCATCCGCGCCGAGCGGTGCCGCGCGGCGAGGCTGCGGGAGACCGCCGGCGCGAGATGA
- the coaBC gene encoding bifunctional phosphopantothenoylcysteine decarboxylase/phosphopantothenate--cysteine ligase CoaBC — translation MAIEGRKILVGVTGGVAAYKTLEVVRLLGASGARCQAVLTRSATELIRPESFEALTGRRAVWDLWTSDREARPSDAFAPETKPIHIDIAQSADLFLIAPATANILAKMAAGIADDLLTTAYLAATCPVVVAPAMNSFMWAHKTTERNLARLRGDGVRIIEPDEGDLACGYRGKGRLASPERIVAVVREMLDRPGDLAGRRILVTAGRTEEAIDPVRVLTNRSSGKMGVALAGECARRGAEVVFVAGALSVAPPAGARVIEATTAEAMAEAVLREGPTCDVVLMAAAVGDYRPKKFSGEKLKRSGPIRIELEPTEDILETLAARRGSIRVLAGFALETDSPEARGLEKMKRKKLDLIVVNRPDVPGGGIGREETEAILLGRDGYREEIPFASKDSVAARIVDRVAAMLKPEGEDPVKTKSRGR, via the coding sequence TTGGCGATTGAGGGGAGGAAGATCCTTGTCGGCGTGACGGGGGGCGTCGCGGCGTACAAGACGCTCGAGGTGGTCCGCCTTCTCGGCGCCTCCGGCGCGCGTTGCCAAGCGGTGCTCACCCGATCGGCCACGGAGCTGATCCGTCCGGAGAGCTTCGAGGCGCTCACGGGAAGGCGCGCCGTCTGGGATCTCTGGACGAGCGATCGCGAGGCCCGTCCCTCGGATGCCTTCGCCCCGGAGACGAAGCCGATCCACATCGACATCGCGCAGAGCGCGGATCTCTTTCTCATCGCGCCGGCCACGGCGAACATCCTCGCCAAGATGGCCGCGGGGATCGCAGACGACCTTCTCACGACTGCCTATCTCGCGGCGACTTGTCCCGTCGTCGTCGCTCCCGCGATGAACTCGTTCATGTGGGCGCACAAGACGACCGAGAGAAACCTCGCACGGCTTCGCGGGGACGGCGTGCGGATCATCGAGCCGGACGAGGGGGATCTCGCGTGCGGATACCGCGGCAAGGGACGTCTCGCGAGTCCGGAGCGGATCGTCGCCGTCGTGCGCGAGATGCTCGATCGCCCGGGCGATCTCGCCGGGCGAAGGATCCTCGTGACCGCGGGCCGCACCGAGGAGGCGATCGATCCGGTGCGCGTTCTCACGAATCGATCGAGCGGGAAGATGGGAGTTGCGCTCGCGGGCGAGTGCGCGCGCCGCGGAGCGGAGGTCGTGTTCGTCGCGGGCGCTCTTTCGGTCGCGCCCCCCGCGGGGGCCCGCGTGATCGAGGCGACCACGGCAGAGGCGATGGCCGAGGCGGTGCTTCGCGAGGGTCCGACGTGCGACGTTGTGCTCATGGCGGCCGCCGTCGGCGACTACCGGCCGAAGAAGTTCTCGGGCGAGAAGCTGAAACGCTCGGGGCCGATCCGCATCGAGCTCGAGCCGACCGAGGATATCCTCGAAACGCTCGCCGCGCGGCGCGGCTCCATTCGGGTTCTCGCCGGGTTCGCGCTCGAGACCGACTCGCCGGAAGCGCGCGGGCTCGAGAAGATGAAAAGGAAGAAGCTCGACCTTATTGTCGTAAACCGTCCCGACGTCCCGGGCGGAGGGATCGGGCGCGAGGAGACCGAGGCGATTCTTCTCGGCCGGGACGGGTACCGCGAGGAGATCCCGTTCGCCTCGAAGGACTCGGTCGCGGCGCGCATCGTGGACCGCGTCGCCGCGATGCTCAAACCCGAAGGCGAAGATCCCGTGAAAACGAAATCGAGGGGGAGATGA
- a CDS encoding uracil-DNA glycosylase translates to MSGSVFELLRRYAAQQREFGFPDPILPRVEARARREADATPSRADGVSELAEVRRAIDGCTLCPLHAGRKTIVFGTGDPNAALMFIGEGPGADEDAAGEPFVGPAGKLLDRIFEAAGIARGEVYIANVVKCRPPQNRDPEPEEVAACLPFLRRQIELVNPRIICALGKHAAQTLLGRTDPIGRLRGAWYDWEGRRLICTYHPSACLHNASYKRPVWEDFQILRDAYRAIRPL, encoded by the coding sequence ATGAGCGGCTCGGTGTTCGAACTCCTCAGGCGGTACGCCGCTCAGCAGCGGGAGTTTGGGTTTCCGGATCCGATTCTTCCGCGCGTCGAGGCGCGCGCGCGCCGTGAGGCGGACGCGACCCCCTCGCGGGCGGACGGCGTCTCGGAGCTCGCCGAGGTTCGGCGCGCGATCGACGGGTGCACGCTCTGCCCGCTTCATGCGGGACGCAAGACGATCGTTTTCGGAACCGGCGATCCGAACGCGGCTCTCATGTTCATCGGCGAGGGGCCCGGAGCGGACGAGGACGCTGCCGGCGAGCCGTTCGTCGGGCCGGCCGGGAAGCTCCTCGATCGGATCTTCGAGGCCGCGGGCATCGCGCGCGGCGAGGTCTACATCGCGAATGTGGTCAAGTGCCGCCCGCCGCAGAACCGGGACCCGGAGCCCGAGGAGGTCGCCGCCTGTCTTCCGTTTCTTCGTAGGCAAATCGAGCTTGTGAACCCGAGGATCATCTGCGCGCTGGGCAAGCACGCCGCCCAGACTCTTCTCGGGAGGACCGATCCGATCGGCCGGCTGAGGGGCGCCTGGTATGATTGGGAGGGGAGGAGGCTCATCTGCACGTATCATCCTTCCGCCTGTTTGCACAACGCATCGTACAAGCGTCCGGTATGGGAGGACTTTCAGATCCTGCGGGACGCGTATCGGGCGATTCGCCCGCTGTAG
- the dnaB gene encoding replicative DNA helicase, with protein MPPARKRPQAKSAEGTFDRVPPQAVEAERAVLGAVLLDGEAMNKVLDILTESSFYREAHRKIYAAMVSLYERSEAIDVITVVDEMSRLGTLESAGGRLYLSSLLDEVATSANVSYHAGLVLEKALLRRMIHAGTEIVQRAYEGVEDVKALLDRAEQSIFDISESQVTSGFLPIRAVVKPVYDEAKAMAEGGRSHLGVQSGFPDLDALLSGFQKGDLIIVASRPSMGKTSFCLNIAQNVALDSKLPVAIFSLEMSRENLVQRLLCSEARVDSHALRTGYVPQRDWPNLTTAASLLSTAPIFIDDSASLTVLEMRSRARRLHKEASLALLIVDYLQLIRASEAAENRQQEISLISRSLKALAKELNLPVVALSQLSRAVETRTGAHRPVLSDLRESGAIEQDADVVLFLYRPEVYEKIPENEGKAEVIIGKQRNGPLGTVDLTFLKSFTRFESLSAREAVETPVGGGGEEYGEAGEA; from the coding sequence GTGCCCCCAGCGAGGAAGAGACCGCAGGCGAAGAGCGCGGAAGGAACGTTCGACCGAGTTCCGCCGCAAGCGGTGGAGGCGGAACGGGCCGTTCTCGGCGCGGTTCTTCTCGACGGCGAGGCGATGAACAAGGTTCTCGACATTCTGACGGAGAGTTCGTTCTATCGGGAGGCGCACCGGAAGATCTACGCCGCGATGGTTTCCCTTTACGAGCGAAGCGAGGCGATCGACGTCATCACGGTGGTCGACGAGATGTCTCGTCTCGGGACGCTCGAGAGCGCGGGCGGGCGGCTCTATCTCTCCTCGCTCCTCGACGAGGTGGCGACGTCGGCGAACGTGAGCTACCATGCGGGCCTCGTTCTCGAGAAGGCGCTCCTTCGCCGCATGATCCACGCGGGGACCGAGATCGTGCAGAGGGCGTACGAAGGGGTCGAGGACGTCAAGGCTCTTCTCGACCGGGCGGAGCAATCCATCTTCGACATTTCCGAATCGCAGGTCACGAGCGGTTTCCTTCCGATTCGCGCGGTGGTGAAGCCGGTCTACGACGAGGCGAAGGCGATGGCGGAGGGTGGGCGCTCGCATCTCGGCGTGCAGTCCGGCTTCCCGGATCTCGACGCGCTCCTCTCCGGTTTCCAGAAGGGGGATCTCATCATCGTGGCGAGCCGCCCCTCGATGGGGAAGACCTCTTTCTGTCTCAACATCGCCCAGAACGTCGCGCTCGATTCCAAGCTCCCGGTCGCGATCTTCAGCCTCGAGATGTCGCGCGAGAACCTCGTGCAGCGCCTCCTCTGTTCGGAAGCGCGCGTCGACAGCCACGCGCTTCGAACCGGGTACGTTCCCCAGAGGGACTGGCCGAACCTGACCACCGCCGCGAGTCTTCTTTCGACGGCGCCGATCTTCATCGACGACAGCGCGAGCCTCACGGTCTTGGAGATGCGGTCGCGCGCCAGGCGGCTCCACAAGGAAGCAAGCTTGGCGCTTCTCATCGTGGATTATCTCCAGCTGATTCGCGCGTCGGAGGCGGCGGAAAACCGCCAGCAGGAGATCTCGTTGATCTCCCGCTCTCTCAAAGCGCTCGCCAAAGAGCTGAACCTCCCGGTCGTCGCTCTCTCGCAGCTCTCGCGTGCCGTGGAAACGAGGACCGGCGCGCATCGGCCCGTTCTTTCGGACCTTCGCGAATCGGGAGCGATCGAGCAGGACGCCGACGTCGTCCTCTTCCTCTATCGGCCCGAGGTGTACGAGAAGATCCCCGAGAACGAGGGGAAGGCGGAGGTGATCATCGGGAAGCAGCGAAACGGGCCGCTCGGCACCGTCGACCTCACGTTCCTCAAGAGCTTCACGCGTTTCGAGAGCCTCTCTGCCCGCGAGGCGGTCGAAACCCCGGTCGGGGGCGGCGGCGAGGAGTACGGCGAAGCCGGGGAGGCGTAG
- a CDS encoding ABC transporter permease — MSAVSELGDITVLLVRILRSFPQVHKVGRLTLVQMMEMGVRSMPLVVVTSFFTGTVAAIQAAYQFQDWIPLRYVGSVVGKSVIIELGPVLTGLVVGGRVGASIAAELGTMKVTEQIDALEALAIDSIRYLALPRFIAGVVMIPVVVVFADILAIVGGMLAAVYSIGMSAQSFAFGLKLFFVMDDVWGGLIKSVIFGGIIALMGCYYGLRTEGGAEGVGQAATRAVVSSCLLILISDYILAELLFGFVFAR; from the coding sequence GTGAGCGCGGTCAGCGAGCTAGGCGACATCACCGTTCTCCTCGTACGCATCCTTCGGTCTTTTCCTCAAGTTCACAAGGTCGGAAGGCTCACTCTCGTCCAGATGATGGAGATGGGAGTCCGTTCGATGCCGCTCGTCGTGGTGACCTCGTTCTTCACGGGGACCGTCGCGGCGATCCAGGCGGCGTATCAGTTCCAAGATTGGATCCCGCTCCGCTACGTCGGGTCGGTGGTCGGGAAGTCGGTGATCATCGAGCTTGGGCCGGTGCTCACGGGTCTCGTCGTCGGCGGGCGCGTGGGGGCATCGATCGCCGCCGAGCTCGGGACGATGAAGGTGACCGAGCAGATCGACGCGCTCGAGGCGCTCGCGATCGACTCGATCCGCTATCTCGCCCTGCCGCGCTTCATCGCGGGGGTGGTCATGATCCCCGTGGTCGTCGTCTTCGCCGACATACTGGCGATCGTGGGCGGGATGCTCGCGGCGGTCTACTCGATCGGAATGTCCGCGCAGTCGTTCGCTTTCGGGCTCAAGCTGTTTTTCGTGATGGACGATGTGTGGGGCGGCCTCATCAAGTCGGTGATCTTCGGCGGGATCATCGCGCTCATGGGATGTTACTACGGTCTCCGCACCGAGGGAGGCGCCGAGGGAGTAGGGCAGGCGGCGACCCGCGCGGTCGTCTCCTCTTGTCTGCTCATCCTCATCTCCGATTATATCTTGGCCGAGCTCTTGTTCGGCTTCGTGTTCGCGAGGTAG